The genomic DNA GAGGATCTGTGAGGACCTCTGGAGGTATCGGAAGTGAGAATGTTGACATGAGTAACGATAAAGAGGGTGAGAGACCCTCTCGCCGAAAGACCAAGGGTTCCTGCTTAAAGTTAATCTGAGCAGGGTTAGCCGGCCCCTAAGGTGAGGCGGAGACGCGTAGCTGATGGGAACCACATTAATATTTGTGGGCCTGGTGGAAGTGACGGATTAAGTAAGTTGTACATTTTATTGGATTAGATGTGCTTTGAATTAGTTCCAGGAAATAGCTCCACCGTATAGACCGTACCCTAAACCGACACAGGTGGTTAGGTAGAGAATACTAAGGCGCTTGAGAGAACTGCGTTGAAGGAACTCGGCAAATTGCACGCGTAACTTAGGGATAAGCGTGACCTTTATTTGGGCAACCAGATAGAGGTGTCACAAACTAGGGGGTAGCGACTGTTTACCAAAAACACAGGGCTCTGCGAAGTCGTAAGACGAAGTATAGGGCCTGACGCCTGCCCGGTGCTGGAAGGTTAATAGGAGGGGTGAGAGCTCTGAATTGAAGCCCCAGTAAACGGCGGCCGTAACTATAACGGTCCTAAGGTAGCGAAATTCCTTGTCGGGTAAGTTCCGACCTGCACGAATGGCGTAACGACTTCCCCACTGTCTCCAACGCAGACTCAGTGAAATTGAATTCCCCGTGAAGATGCGGGGTTCCTGCGGTTAGACGGAAAGACCCCGTGCACCTTTACTATAGCTTTACATTGGCATTTGTATTGACATGTGTAGGATAGGTGGTAGGCATTGAAGCAGAGGCGCTAGTTTTTGTGGAGCCATCCTTGAAATACCACCCTTATTGATGTGGATGTCTAACCGCGCACCGTTATCCGGTGCCGGGACATTGTATGGTGGGTAGTTTGACTGGGGCGGTCGCCTCCGAAAGAGTAACGGAGGCGCGCGATGGTAGGCTCAGAGCGGTCGGAAATCGCTTGTTGAGTGCAATGGCATAAGCCTGCCTGACTGTGAGACTGACAAGTCGAGCAGAGACGAAAGTCGGTCATAGTGATCCGGTGGTTCCGAGTGGAAGGGCCATCGCTCAACGGATAAAAGGTACGCCGGGGATAACAGGCTGATGACCCCCAAGAGTCCATATCGACGGGGTTGTTTGGCACCTCGATGTCGGCTCATCGCATCCTGGGGCTGGAGAAGGTCCCAAGGGTTTGGCTGTTCGCCAATTAAAGCGGTACGTGAGCTGGGTTCAGAACGTCGTGAGACAGTTCGGTCCCTATCTGCCGTGGGTGTAGGAATATTGACAGGATCTTTCCCTAGTACGAGAGGACCGGGATGGACGTATCTCTGGTGGACCTGTTGTTTTTCCAAGAGCATAGCAGGGTAGCTAAATACGGAAAGGATAACCGCTGAAAGCATCTAAGTGGGAAGCCCACCTGAAAACTAGTATTCCCTATCAGAGCCGTGGTAGACTACCACGTTGATAGGCTGGATGTGGAAGCTGGGTAACCAGTGTAGCTTACCAGTACTAATAGCTCGATTGGCTTGATTGCTCTTATTGTCAATAGTCATATATATAATATATAGTATAAAGATATCCGTTTTTTATAGACTTGGTGGCTTTTGCGGGGTTACTGCACCCGTTCTCATTCCGAACACGGCCGTTAAATGCCCCAGCGCCTATGGTACTTCATCTTAAGATGCGGGAGAGTTGGTCGTTGCCAGGTCTATAAAGCACGGATTTTATTTTATCGCGGGGTGGAGCAGTATGGTAGCTCGTCAGGCTCATAACCTGAAGGTCGTGGGTTCAAATCCTACCCCCGCAACCATATTAATCGTGGGTTTTTTGATAATGATTAAAGATATAAAGGACCGAATAATATCTTCTTTGAAGATATTGCATATATCAGGTGATGAACATAACATTGTTGATATGGGTCGTGTTTCTGATATCTGTATAGTTAAGGATAAGGCCTATCTTTCGATAAGAGTAGATATAGATGAAGCATCAGGATTAGATTCATTACGTTTACGAGCTGAAGAATTAGTTAAAGATGTTCCTGAGATAGGAAGTGCTGTTGTAACTTTGACAGATGATAAGGTATTTAAAGTTTCTTCTAAGAATAGTTTTGTTAAAGGTATTGTAAGTTTTATAGCTGTTGCCTCTGGTAAAGGAGGTGTTGGCAAATCGACGACAGCAGTTAATATAGCGTGTTCTTTGAGTTCTATTGGAAATAGAGTTGCGATTTTGGATGCGGATGTCCATGGTCCTTCGATCCCAAAACTACTAGACATTGATTGTAAAGCAGAAATATTGGGAAAAAATAAACTTAAACCTATCGAAAAATATGGCATTAAAATTATGTCAATAGCTGCTCTAGTCGATAATAAATCTGCTATGATTTGGAGAGGACCTATGGTCCAGTCCGCTGTGATTAATATGTTAAAATATGTTACATGGGGAAATATCGATGTTATGTTAAGTAATTTTGGTATAATTAGATCATAAATACAACAGATCCTCCGGTCATTCCTGCTCCTACAGCTGATAGTAAGATTATCTCACCGCATCGAAATGATCGACGCTTATTCTCTAATGATAATGAAAGGGGGATTTATCATAAATTTATACTATCTTCTATTGTCAATCTTATAGTAATTATACTTAATCGTCTTTGCTATTTTCCATATTAAAAATAGGGTGTGTTTTATCATAAATTTCTAATATTTTCTTACTGTCAATATTTGTATATATTTGTGTTGTTGATAATTTTTCATGCCCTAAAATTTTTTGAATGGAACTTAAATCTGCACCATTAGATAAAAGATGAGTTGCAAAGCTATGACGTAAAGTATGTGGTGTAGTACTTTCAGGTAGACCTATCTGTTGACGTATATCTCTAATATTACGTTGAAAAACACCTTGGTTTAAAGTTTTTCCACGTGTTCCTCTGAATAATGGTGTATCCTTATCTAGATTAAATGGGCACATCATAATGTATTTTGTCAGAGCCTTTTTAACTGATGGAAGCATCGGTATAATTCTTTTTTTATTTCCTTTACCTTTAATTAGTAGAGAAGATTGATCATTGATTATGCTTTTTGGTTTAATGGACAATGCTTCAGAAATCCTTAATCCGCATCCATATAACAAGTATAAGATAGCTGAATTGCGAGCTTTTAGCCAGCAATGACTATTTAAATTATAATTCATAAGTTTTATAGCTTGTTTTTCGCTTAGTGGTTTTGGCAGGCGAATTGATTTTTTAAGGCTTTTCATATCAATAATATTTGTTAAATCAGCAATATTATTTTTTTTAAGATATTTGAAAAATGATTTAATTCCAGAAATACTTCTTTGTATAGATTGATTTTCTATATTATTCTGACGACGTTTGGCAATAAAAGCTCGAATATCTGCATAAATCAATTTACGTATGGTTTGAAAATCAACTGCATTCCCATTGTTATAAAATGAGATAAAGGCAAAAAACTGTCTAGTATCACGTTCATATGCATTTAATGTTGTTTTTGATAGGCCTTTTTCGATTCTTAAGTATTCAAGCCAATTTTTATGTTTGTCTAATAGATTAGGCTTTATAATCTTATCTAATTTATCTTTTGCCATTACTCTACCTTATTGAATTACTTTTCCTCAACTTATAAAAATAAATAACAATAAAGAAGATATATAAAAATCTAATAGGTTAAGCTTCATTAGCCATCTTCACAGATCTAATATAATTTGTGATTAAAAGTAAAAAACATATTTTTTAACTTTTACAAAGTGGTCTTATTGTTGTTTTTTAGGTATATCATTTGGAACAGGATCAAACCCATGTGATCCTAAAGGATTACATCTTATGAATCGAAAAAAGGTTAGCCATCCTCCAATCCATAGTCCATAACGTGCGATAGCTTCATAACCATACTCGGAACAAGTGGGTAAATATCTACAAGAATTTCCAAAAATATTGGAAAAAGTCAGTTGATAAATTCGTATTATACTTATACCTATCAAACGTCCAGGAGTTTTATCAAACTTTCCATTCCAATTTCGACGTTTTGAATTTTTTTTTGTTAATGATATACTGTATTTCTTATTATCTAATATCTTGTGCAATACTAAGCGAATATAATGCATAATAGCATCTCCATAAATAAATCGCACTATCAAGAGATGCATATTGCCATAATATATTTATTTTGCAAATATCTTATTTTATAAAATATTATTTTTCACTACTTTTATCAAAAATGCAGACTACTACATATATAATATTATTTTCTTTTTATATCATCATTAAATATTTATTTTGTTTACTGAGTTGTTTTTATAATTGCAAATCTAGTATAATTATTGGAAAGTTATTGCATACTAAATTATAATTTCTAGGATGTAAAATTTTAATGACCGGAGTTACGTTTTAGCATGAAGTCGAAAAATCCAACTATTGAAGAGGCAAAGGAAGCTGTAAGGGTTCTTTTGCGTTGGATTGGCGAGGATTCAGAGAGAGAAGGACTTAAAGATACGCCTAAGCGTGTTATTGATTCTTATAAAGAGTTGTTTTCTGGATATGACAGCAAATCTTATTTAGAAAATACGTCTAATTTTTCCTTTGGAGAAGTTTCCAATTATAGAGATATGGTTATGATAAAAGACATATCTTTTTTTTCATATTGCGAGCACCATGTTTTGCCTATTTCTGGTAAGATACATATTGCTTATATACCTGTTGAACGTGTTATTGGTCTGTCAAAGATAATACGTGTACTCGATATTTATTCACGTCGTTTGCAAATACAAGAACGATTAACTATGCAAATTGCTGATGGAATTGCTGAAATTGCTTCTTCTAAAGGGGTTGCGGTTTTGATTGAAGGTCAACATATGTGTATGTCTATGCGTGGAGTTAAAAGAGAAGGATTAACAACTGTTACAACTGCATTTACAGGGGAATTTAATGATAAAAAAGAAAATAGAGATTTTTTTATAAAAATGGTTAGCAATCGATAGTAATATAATTTCAATCAATTTTATTGTTAGTAAAGTATATTGCTTATTATCATATTAAAAAAATAGTTTATAAGTTATTTGATAATATGATCAAAGTGCAGTTTTATAAATTTTTTAATGCTGATTTAAATTCAATATTACTATTGAGATGATATATATCATATCTATAGTAATTTATTTTATAGATGATTTTGTTAATATAATAATGTTATTAGTGTTGTGAATATAATATATCTCAAATAAAATGCTATTAATTCTATTGCACTTATTTTAGTTTTAGTTTACACCGTGTCGGAATATATTTTATTTTTAGTTGTAATATCTTATTAAAGATTTATTGATGTTTTCTTGTTTTTGTTGTTTTATTGGTTAATATATAATATAGATTTGGTGTTTATTATGTAGATTTAGCGCTGGTGTTAAATCTTATATTTATTTGTGGAACCTGTTTTATAACAGGTAGATTTGTTATTAATTATTATTTTGGATTGATAGGTTGATTTTGTTGGTCCAACTTTTTGATGTTTTTTAAGAATAAGGGTGGTTTGTGTCTAAATCTCCAATGGGTCAATTCGTTGTACATAAGATTGTTCCGATAGATATCGGCGGCACTGATTTGTCTTTTACGAATTCTTCATTGTCTATGCTTATTAGTTCAATGGTTTTTATTGTTTTCTCCTATATTGCGGTTCGTAACTGCCGTGTTGTTCCTACACGAATGCAATCTTTGATAGAGATACTTTATCAGTTTGTTGAATCTGTTTTGATTTCTTCTGCTGGTCCTCGATCTAAGGGATTTTTATCGTTTATTTTTTCTCTTTTTACATTTCAGTTAGCTGCTAACGTTTTGGGTTTATTTCCATATCTTTTTTCGTTTACGAGTCAGATTGTTGTAACAACAGTTTTTGCTTTGATTGTTATATTGACAGTTTTGATATCTGGTTTATCTGTGAATGGTTTGGCGTTTTTTAGATTATTTATGCCTTCAGGTATTCCTTTGATGGTGAAGCCATTAGTTTGTTTTGTAGAGGTTTCTTCATTTTTATCTCGTCCTATTAGTTTATCATTGCGATTATTCGCTAACATGTTAGCAGGACATATAATGTTGAAAGTATTTGCTGGATTTATCTCTTCTGCGGCTGCTTTTGGTATGTTGGGATTGTTTTTTTCATTTTTGCCATTGTTTCTAAATGTTGCTATAATTGGACTTGAATTTTTTGTTGCCATTATGCAAGCGTATATTTTCATGATGTTAACATGTTTATACATAAGTGATATATATCAAGACGGTAATCATTAATGTTGTAGCAATATTTTATTTGGTGGTGCAATTTTATATTTTTATTTTTGAAGAATAACTTTATTATGAGGAGTTTATGATGGGAACAGAGGCTTTTATTGCAATGGCTTATTATTCTACTGCGGCTAAATATATTGCTGTTGGTATGGCTTGTTTAGGTATGGGGTTTGTTGCTATTGCTGTTGGTAATATTTTTTCTACTTATTTATCAGGAGCTTTGCGTAATCCTTCTGCGGCAGCTGATCAACAGGCGCGTGTTTTAGTCTTTGCTGCAGTTGCTGAGTCTTTAGGTATATTTTTGCTATTGATAGCAATATTACTTATCTTTGTGGTTTAAGAAAAAGTTGATAATAATCAATATATGATATCTTATGACTGTAATTAGGGGAGGGTGAGATTCGTGAGCGTCAACGTGCGACTACTTGCTAAAGATAATAAGGAAGTGCAAGATTCTCTTATTAAGAGTGAAGCTGTTGCAGAATCTGATTTATCTAGCAAGTTTCCTCCTTTTAATACAGATACTTTTGTATCTCAGTTGTTCTGGTTGTTGATTTTTTTTTCCATTTTTTATTTTATAATGCACCGATTGGTTGTTCCTCGTATAAGCTCTATAATAAAGTTGCGTAGCGATCGTATATTGAATGATCGTGATAGAGTGGATTGCATTAAAAAACAATTAGATACAATTGTTTCGTCATATGAGATGGAATTAGAAGCTGCCCGTGCAAAATCTAAAGAAATGATTAGTATCGCGGTTGAAAATTCGTTAAAAAAACTTGATGAGGCTAGTAAAAATGCCGAGATAGATTATATTAATAAACTAAATGATTACCAGTCAAAAATTTATGATATGCAAGAAAAAAAGTCAAAAGAAATATATTCTTCTGCTGATGAAGTAATAAAAGAATTACTGCTAAAAGTAGCTGGTCTATCTGTATCTGATAAGAAACTACAATCTGTAATAAATATTATGCAAAACAAGGATTAGAAGATGTATATTAGTGATACTTTTTTAGTTTTTATTTCTCTTGTTATTTTTGTTTTTATACTAATATATATCCGTGTTCCTTATATAGTATTTTCATTTCTGGATGCTCGTGCTGACAGTATTAGAAATGATATTTTTGTAGCACGTCGTTTACGTGAAGAAACAGAAGCTGTTTTGATTGAACACCAAAGGCGGTTTGCTCAGGTTAAACAGGAGGCAAGTGATATTATTTTGTCCGCTGAGCGCAGAGTTAAGATAATTGAGGAAGAAAATCAAAAAAAGATAGAAAAAATTCTTTATTTACGTCTTTTGGATTTAAAAAGAAGAATGCATTTAATGGAATTAGATGCATTTCGTTTTTTATATGATAAGCTTTCTGTTTTTTCGATTGAAATTTCTAAAGGAATCATTTCTGATAACATCAATGATGATTTAAATAATGATATTTTTGATAAAGCAATACGTGATATTGATTCACGATTTAACTAGTTTTATATAATAATTATTGACTTTATCTATATATAAAATAATTATTGACTTTATCTATATATAATATGGATATGTTATTATAATTGTATTATTGATTTGAGTTATATATAGTATATGTATGTATTGTAAGCATCATCTTAATTATAATATTATGTGATAATGTAAATAATATTATTATTTTTTATAATATATTTAAATTTTTTTATTAGTGGTGAAATTAATTCTTATAAAAAAAATTAGATTGTAACATCCTGTTAAATATTCTATTTTAATTGTTATTTTATCTTTAATTTTTAAATTTTCCAAAAGTTCATAGTTACGATATGATTTTTTAATTATTATACTGATTGATTAAAATCAGTTTATTTTTTTTAATGCTTATTTATGTGCAAGGTTGTTGTTTTATAGTTTATAAAGTGAAAACTGAGTTAATTTTTTTCAAAATTAGCGCCATATATTTCTTTTCTATAATTATAAGTTTGTTTTTTTAATATTTAATTCCTTTTATTTGATGTATATTATAGTATAAATATAAAAAATAGTTCTATTAATTTAATAATTTGCATTTATTAATTTGTTTAAATTAATATTTATTGCCTATAGAGTTATAATTTTATATTTTTTATAGTTTGTAACTATAATTATTCGAATATATATTATAATTATAAATAAAAACAATAATTACAATAAATATATAAGTATATATATGTATATAATATATATTAATAATAATTTACATTTAATAAATTTTTTTTCAATTTGATAAAGCGCTATTTATAGTTATAAAATACATATATAATATAATATATTAAAAATAATCTATATAAATATTATTTTTAATATATTATATTACATTTGGGGTTCTTTTATATGTATTATATAAAAATTATGCGGAATAAATTAGGTTCTTTTGCTATAATATCTGCCATTTTATTGCCCTTGATATTTGTTTTATCCGGTTTCTTATTTGATTTGTCTCGTATGATTTATATAAAAGTAGAATTAGGTGAAATTATAGACAGTGTACTTCTAAGAACATATTCAAGTATTATAAGTATAGATAAAGATATTCCAGACAGTCAAATTATATCTATTGCAAAAAATAATCTTAGAAATGAGCTAAAAAATCACTTTAGCGATGAAGATACTAATCAGATAGAAAAACATGCGAAAATTGCCCTTTCTGGTTACAGCTATGAGCGTCATCTTTTAATGGATCTTCATTATCAAATGCATAAAAATTTTATCAATATGATTGTAAGTGGAGGTAATGATTTAGTTGAAGTGGATAACGTTGCTGTTGTTCGGATGAATTTGTCTTCTAATTATAAAATAGATATTATATTCATTATGGATGTTTCTGGTTCAATGAAAACATGTGCTGATTATGATGTATATAATATATTATCTTACTTTTGCTCTTTTTCTGGAACAAGAATGGGTGTTATGCTCTCTGCTGTTATTAAATTTTTAGATGTAGCACAGCATTATTACAAATCTTTACGAGTAGGAGGTGTGGAATTTAATGAAGTGCCTGTCAATATTTTTGATCTGACATTTGACGTTAATGAATTCAGAAAAAATATAAATGATATTTATAAGGCGTATGCTGGTACTATTATTAGTAGTGGCCTGTCAAAAGGATATGAGATGTTTGCGAAGGATCACCCTGATCACCGTAAAAGGGTTATGATATTGATTACAGATGGTATGTTTACACATGAAGATGATATTAAAAATAGCATCAATATCTGCAAAAAATCAATTAGAGAGGGAACAGAACATTTTGTAGTAGGTATTAATAATGATGACAGCTATAATAATATAATTTTAAGAAATTGCTCTTCTAACAATCATTTATATTTTGCCAATGATGCTAGTAGCATTAGGTCTGCATTAATTGATATTGCCAAAGTAATTGCGAATAAAAAATATGTTGTAATTTCTAAATAAAAAAACTTTAATTTAATTTTTCTATTTGCTTAATAAGAATTATCCTCCATGGTACAATTTTTTAAGATAAACAATATAAATTAAATTGATTTATAATTAAATATGTGCATATCGTGTTTGTTGTATTTAATATAAAATTTATCTATTGGATTGATAATTATGAATAACACACAGAAAGCATTGCTATCAGGAATAATCTGCAACATTGTTATATGGTATGAGGTAACTTTGTTTGGGTCGTTAACATACATAACTAAAAGTGTTTTCTTTTATTCAGAAAGTTATTATGCAGACACAATCAAGTTTCTTTTAGTTTTTGCAATTGGCTTTTTTTTTAGGCCGGTTGGTGCATTTATTTTTGGTTATATAGCAGATAGATTTGGCAGAAGAAAATCCTTGCTTATATCTATATCAATTGCAACGTTAGTATCAACTTCAATTGCTTTTATCCCAGGTGTTAAGGAGATAGGTATTCTTTCTTCGCTATTAATGCTTTTTTGTAGGATAATGCAAGGAATATCTGCTGGTGGAGAGACAGGTGTAAACTCAGCTTTTTTAATAGAAAATTCTGTGGATAAAAAAGATCTAGGATTTTTAGGTAGTATGAAGCCTTTTAGTGGTTCTATTGGCTCTATTTCTTGTTTTATAATGATATATTTATGTCAAAAATTAACCGGCGATAATTATGAGATTTGGGGATGGCGAATACTTTTATCTTTCTGTTTTATTATTGGCTTAATAGGTTTTTTAATGAGATATAGTATAGATGATAGTCTAGCATATAAAGTTCAATCTAAAAACAATAACTTATCTCTAGCTCCATTTTCAGAGTTAATAAGTGATTATAAAAGCGTATTTTTTCTAGCTACTGGATTGGGGATAGCACAAAACGCCATTGTTTATTCATTAGTAATGTTTTACAATACTTCTGTCATTTCAGTTTTTATATCTGGTTTTGATATGAAAAGTATAATTAGAATTGTTGTAGATGTTGTATTTGGAATATCTGCAATTATGTTCGCGATATTATCTGATAAAATTGGCAGAAATCGTATTATTATTCCTGTATTAATATTATTTTCAAGTGCTTCTGGTTTAATATTTTATTTAATGTCGTTTAATAGCTTATATGTTGTATCAATAGCCTTTTTATTGACAAGCATACCTTTGGGTGCGTCTTTTGGAGTATACAATTCTATTGTATGCGAATTATTACCAACTAGAGTTAGATGTATCGGCTTTAGTTTAGCACATAATATATCTGCGGGAATATTTGGTGGAATATCTCCATCAGTATGTATATATCTTATTGAAAAAACTGGGACAAAGATTGCTTCAGGTGTTTATCTGTCTATTTGTGCACTTGTTAGCCTGATTTGCATGCTTAAAATCAATTCAAAAGATAAAAAAATTGATTGGTAGAATATTTATATTTAAGGGTATGATCTTTAAAAAGATAAATATACTAAAAGTAATGTTTTTGAATACTATCTTTTTTCTTATATTTAAGATTAATGAGGGAGGCAATGGAAGCCTTTTCAATAGATGAATATGAATAAATCATAATCAATCTAATAAACGTTTTATGTTGTATTGTATGATTTTAAAATTAACTATGGGGGGAATTGATTTAAAAATCGTCTTAAATTTCTTCTGTTTATGTGGCTTTTATAAGTGTTAATTTTTATTATATAGTTACAGAATTTGAAAAATATTTCCAATTTTTTATATAAAATATATCCTTTTCAAGATATTATATTATGCCACTAGATGCTAAAAGAAGATCTCTTATATATAAATTGATTTTTTATTATTCATGATTTGAGTGATTTTAGAAAGATATAGCCGTAATTGATTATTAATAAATAAAGTATAAAACTTTAGGATATTAAATATATTAGAGATTTTTTGTTATGTACTTAGGAATTAATAATTTACAATTTGTAGATCAGCGTGCTTTTCAACGCGTAAAATTAGATCTTAATGGCCGCTTTTTATTGTTATGTGATAAAGAATATAAGTGTATTATACATGAGATGTCTCCAGGAGGCCTTTATATTATAATAGAGGCTTTTGATGACGTTATAATTGGGAATAATTATACTATTATTATTGATGAAATAGGACATATAGAAGCTAAAATTATAAGATTTGACAGTAAAAGAAGGGGGTATGCTCTTAAAATACTAGCTTCTGAAAATACTAAAAGAAAAATAGCTGCTAATATTACTTGGATTTCTAATAAAGATTATATTAGAGTATAATATCTAATATTATTGTTGTAATTATATTATATAATTTTTCTACTTAGATATATATAAGATGTATTTACTTCTCAAAGAGTATTTTCTATATTTTTAATTGGGATTGATTATTATTTCATTCTTTGATTACGTTGATAACAATAGTTTTTATTAGTATTTATTTTTTGGACGTTATTTTTAAATAATTATTATTGTTTTATAATGTTTGTTTTACTTGATTTATTTCTATCTTATATTTTAATTTGATAAATATGTTATTTTTTTGATTTAATTTTTGAAAAATATTTATAATCCATTGATTATTTTTAGAAATA from Candidatus Liberibacter americanus str. Sao Paulo includes the following:
- a CDS encoding P-loop NTPase, which translates into the protein MIKDIKDRIISSLKILHISGDEHNIVDMGRVSDICIVKDKAYLSIRVDIDEASGLDSLRLRAEELVKDVPEIGSAVVTLTDDKVFKVSSKNSFVKGIVSFIAVASGKGGVGKSTTAVNIACSLSSIGNRVAILDADVHGPSIPKLLDIDCKAEILGKNKLKPIEKYGIKIMSIAALVDNKSAMIWRGPMVQSAVINMLKYVTWGNIDVMLSNFGIIRS
- a CDS encoding tyrosine recombinase XerC; amino-acid sequence: MAKDKLDKIIKPNLLDKHKNWLEYLRIEKGLSKTTLNAYERDTRQFFAFISFYNNGNAVDFQTIRKLIYADIRAFIAKRRQNNIENQSIQRSISGIKSFFKYLKKNNIADLTNIIDMKSLKKSIRLPKPLSEKQAIKLMNYNLNSHCWLKARNSAILYLLYGCGLRISEALSIKPKSIINDQSSLLIKGKGNKKRIIPMLPSVKKALTKYIMMCPFNLDKDTPLFRGTRGKTLNQGVFQRNIRDIRQQIGLPESTTPHTLRHSFATHLLSNGADLSSIQKILGHEKLSTTQIYTNIDSKKILEIYDKTHPIFNMENSKDD
- the yidD gene encoding membrane protein insertion efficiency factor YidD — translated: MHYIRLVLHKILDNKKYSISLTKKNSKRRNWNGKFDKTPGRLIGISIIRIYQLTFSNIFGNSCRYLPTCSEYGYEAIARYGLWIGGWLTFFRFIRCNPLGSHGFDPVPNDIPKKQQ
- the folE gene encoding GTP cyclohydrolase I FolE codes for the protein MKSKNPTIEEAKEAVRVLLRWIGEDSEREGLKDTPKRVIDSYKELFSGYDSKSYLENTSNFSFGEVSNYRDMVMIKDISFFSYCEHHVLPISGKIHIAYIPVERVIGLSKIIRVLDIYSRRLQIQERLTMQIADGIAEIASSKGVAVLIEGQHMCMSMRGVKREGLTTVTTAFTGEFNDKKENRDFFIKMVSNR
- a CDS encoding F0F1 ATP synthase subunit A; this encodes MSKSPMGQFVVHKIVPIDIGGTDLSFTNSSLSMLISSMVFIVFSYIAVRNCRVVPTRMQSLIEILYQFVESVLISSAGPRSKGFLSFIFSLFTFQLAANVLGLFPYLFSFTSQIVVTTVFALIVILTVLISGLSVNGLAFFRLFMPSGIPLMVKPLVCFVEVSSFLSRPISLSLRLFANMLAGHIMLKVFAGFISSAAAFGMLGLFFSFLPLFLNVAIIGLEFFVAIMQAYIFMMLTCLYISDIYQDGNH
- a CDS encoding F0F1 ATP synthase subunit C gives rise to the protein MGTEAFIAMAYYSTAAKYIAVGMACLGMGFVAIAVGNIFSTYLSGALRNPSAAADQQARVLVFAAVAESLGIFLLLIAILLIFVV
- a CDS encoding F0F1 ATP synthase subunit B, encoding MYISDTFLVFISLVIFVFILIYIRVPYIVFSFLDARADSIRNDIFVARRLREETEAVLIEHQRRFAQVKQEASDIILSAERRVKIIEEENQKKIEKILYLRLLDLKRRMHLMELDAFRFLYDKLSVFSIEISKGIISDNINDDLNNDIFDKAIRDIDSRFN
- a CDS encoding vWA domain-containing protein; translation: MYYIKIMRNKLGSFAIISAILLPLIFVLSGFLFDLSRMIYIKVELGEIIDSVLLRTYSSIISIDKDIPDSQIISIAKNNLRNELKNHFSDEDTNQIEKHAKIALSGYSYERHLLMDLHYQMHKNFINMIVSGGNDLVEVDNVAVVRMNLSSNYKIDIIFIMDVSGSMKTCADYDVYNILSYFCSFSGTRMGVMLSAVIKFLDVAQHYYKSLRVGGVEFNEVPVNIFDLTFDVNEFRKNINDIYKAYAGTIISSGLSKGYEMFAKDHPDHRKRVMILITDGMFTHEDDIKNSINICKKSIREGTEHFVVGINNDDSYNNIILRNCSSNNHLYFANDASSIRSALIDIAKVIANKKYVVISK
- a CDS encoding MFS transporter, producing the protein MNNTQKALLSGIICNIVIWYEVTLFGSLTYITKSVFFYSESYYADTIKFLLVFAIGFFFRPVGAFIFGYIADRFGRRKSLLISISIATLVSTSIAFIPGVKEIGILSSLLMLFCRIMQGISAGGETGVNSAFLIENSVDKKDLGFLGSMKPFSGSIGSISCFIMIYLCQKLTGDNYEIWGWRILLSFCFIIGLIGFLMRYSIDDSLAYKVQSKNNNLSLAPFSELISDYKSVFFLATGLGIAQNAIVYSLVMFYNTSVISVFISGFDMKSIIRIVVDVVFGISAIMFAILSDKIGRNRIIIPVLILFSSASGLIFYLMSFNSLYVVSIAFLLTSIPLGASFGVYNSIVCELLPTRVRCIGFSLAHNISAGIFGGISPSVCIYLIEKTGTKIASGVYLSICALVSLICMLKINSKDKKIDW
- a CDS encoding PilZ domain-containing protein yields the protein MYLGINNLQFVDQRAFQRVKLDLNGRFLLLCDKEYKCIIHEMSPGGLYIIIEAFDDVIIGNNYTIIIDEIGHIEAKIIRFDSKRRGYALKILASENTKRKIAANITWISNKDYIRV